Sequence from the Bremerella volcania genome:
AAGTGCCCCCGAAGCAAAAGAATCCAAGGAAATTGCCAGCCATCGCCTCGTAGAACACCCGAAAAAATGGTCTTTCCGTGGCCAAACACACGGGAAAAACAATCCGGTTGCCCATTAACTGAGAGATGTTAGGCTGGAGTAAAGTGTTTGCGCTCGCTGGGAATTGCGGGCACTGCGTGCGAAGGATTCTCGCCTAATTGCCTTTTGGACTTTCGGAGTCTGCCACCATGATTAACTTCACCAAGACCTTCCCGCTGCTGTTGGCCACTGTCGTTCTGTTGGTATCTGCTGGTCAAGCCAGCGCGGCGAACAGAAGCCTGGAACCAACCTGCTGTGCCCCAGAGCCGCCGACTCCTTGCTGCTACGATCCGTGCTTTCACTACAAAACGCATAAGTTGTTCGTAAAGAAGGCCTGCCCTTGCGATTGCTGCCCTCCGGTCGAAGCCGTCCTGCAGGTCGTCGATCCGCGTTGCAACTGCTTCGTCGACGTTCCCGTGTGTTTGCCAAGCTGCTGCACCGGCGTCCCCACGATTGACAGCCGTTGCGGGTTGTTCAAGCGTGGAATCGTCGAGTACGAGTGGTGCTGTGGTTTCAAGATCAAGATGGTCTTCAAGCACGGTGGTCACGTCGACGTTCACTACTACGGCCTGTAAGCCACGCCTCACCACGCGCACCCTTGTGGTTGCAGCGACAAACCATGCAGGACACCTCATCAAGGTGCCCTGCTTCTTTTTTAATTGCCAGAATGTTTGCCGGTGGTAGATCGTTGACCAATTGATTGTGCCGCTTCATACTGAGGGTCGATACCCATCACCATCAGCAAACATAGGCCCCAGCGTGTCGAAAAAGCGGCGAAGCTCCAAGAAGTTGTCGCGCACCGAGGTACATCAACCTCCGAGCGAACCTCAAGCAATTGAATCGCTAACGGTCTTCTGGAGTTTATGCATTTTTGCGACCTTGGTCTTGGTGATTGTGGTCTTGTTGCTTCGAGTTTCGGCGGCGCTGTTGCAGCCAGCCGAGAATACCAATAACACGTGGACTGGCTTTGCCGATCTACTTCTTTTCTCGGCAATTGTCAGCGGAAGCATCGGCGGTATTCTGACTCCGATCGTCCAGTCGCAGCGCAAACGTCGGGCCCCCAAATCAATTCAACTAGCCGCGATTGCGATCGCCATTTCTCCGTGGATTTTGCTGGCACTGTTAGTTGCCCGCTCTTGATGCGAAACTAAGTCATCCCCTAGGCGTCGCCCTCATGCCCAATTTCCATAGCAATCTACGCGAAAGGATCGGTCTGAATGGACCCTCGTTTTGAAAAGCTCGCGAAAGTCATCGTCCAATACTCTGGCAGAGTGAAGCCAGGTCAGCTCGTGCGGATCACGGGTTCGCCGGTGACCGAACCGCTGATGATCGCCGTGTACCGAGAAGTCGTCCGAGTTGGGGCCCATCCTGAGGTCGCGATCGTGCCCGACGAGTGTAAGCGGATCATGCTGGAAGAAGGCTCCGACGAACAGCTTTCCTACGAAAACCCATTGCTATTGCACGCGGTCGATACGATTGATTGCTCGATTGGGTTATGGGGACAGAAGAACACGAAAGCTCTTTCTTCGATCTCGCCGCAGAAGAGTGCCCTGCAAAGTCAAGCCCGCAAGACGTATTTCAAAAAGTTTCTCGGTCGCGCGGCCGATGGATCGTTGAACTGGGTGGGTACGCAGTTCCCTTGCGAGTCGTCCGCTCAAGATGCCGAGATGTCCTTGTCCGAGTACGAAGATTTCGTCTTCCGCGGCGGCTTTTTAGACGAAGACGATCCGGTGGCTCTTTGGAAGAAGTTAAGCGTCCAGCAACAGAAGCTGGCCGACTTCCTGATGACCAAGAAAGAAATCCGCTTCGTCACGCCTCAAGGTACGGATCTTACGCTGGGAGTTGAAGGGCGCAAGTGGATCAACTGCGATGGTCACGAGAACTTCCCCGACGGTGAAGTCTTCACGGGGCCCATCGAAACAGCGACCGAAGGGCTCGTGAAGTACAGTTTCCCGGCCGTACACGGAGGGCGTGAATCGGACGGCATCGAGCTGACGTTCCGCGAAGGTCGCGTCGTCGATGCGAAAGCTTCCAAAGGAGAAGAC
This genomic interval carries:
- a CDS encoding aminopeptidase — translated: MDPRFEKLAKVIVQYSGRVKPGQLVRITGSPVTEPLMIAVYREVVRVGAHPEVAIVPDECKRIMLEEGSDEQLSYENPLLLHAVDTIDCSIGLWGQKNTKALSSISPQKSALQSQARKTYFKKFLGRAADGSLNWVGTQFPCESSAQDAEMSLSEYEDFVFRGGFLDEDDPVALWKKLSVQQQKLADFLMTKKEIRFVTPQGTDLTLGVEGRKWINCDGHENFPDGEVFTGPIETATEGLVKYSFPAVHGGRESDGIELTFREGRVVDAKASKGEDFLIAMLDQDAGARVLGEIAIGTNYAIQEYSKNTLFDEKIGGTFHAAVGASYPESGGTNESGLHWDMVCDLRQGGQIFVDGELISENGRFLNPEFPQPLTNRL